A region of Tigriopus californicus strain San Diego chromosome 7, Tcal_SD_v2.1, whole genome shotgun sequence DNA encodes the following proteins:
- the LOC131883354 gene encoding uncharacterized protein LOC131883354 — protein MDSTTDQSVLTNLSNDDLTISQNMTKPKLLVHKVHPQAKLPNFQSPEAAGMDLFAVQHVDLPPGQWDKMRTGIAVACPHGTYGRIAPRSSLALKSGISVLAGVIDPDYRGELQVLLYNPSQAKLCIRPGDRIAQLILEYICLPQIIETQSLPATTRGSGGFGSTNI, from the coding sequence ATGGATTCGACAACAGACCAGTCAGTATTAACTAATCTGAGTAATGACGATCTCACCATCTCCCAGAATATGACTAAACCGAAGTTATTGGTGCATAAAGTGCACCCCCAAGCCAAACTACCCAACTTCCAAAGCCCAGAAGCAGCCGGCATGGATTTGTTCGCTGTCCAACACGTGGATCTGCCACCAGGCCAGTGGGACAAGATGAGGACGGGCATTGCTGTGGCCTGCCCACACGGAACTTATGGAAGGATCGCACCCAGGAGCTCACTAGCCTTGAAAAGTGGAATTTCAGTGCTGGCTGGTGTAATCGACCCGGACTACCGTGGAGAACTTCAAGTCTTACTGTACAACCCGAGCCAAGCCAAACTGTGCATCAGACCAGGAGATCGAATTGCGCAATTGATTCTGGAGTACATCTGCCTACCCCAAATCATCGAGACTCAGTCATTGCCAGCCACGACAAGAGGCTCTGGTGGGTTTGGATCAACTAACATATAG